From a single Pseudoliparis swirei isolate HS2019 ecotype Mariana Trench chromosome 12, NWPU_hadal_v1, whole genome shotgun sequence genomic region:
- the smim8 gene encoding small integral membrane protein 8: MSDKEAGRGKESPGEKGFRAPGMRDAPSTTLFRALNPELFMKPNIPVMAFGLVSITLCVGYLGYMHATKDNDQQLYEAIDAEGESYMRRKTSKWD; the protein is encoded by the exons ATGTCGGACAAAGAAGCCGGTCGAGGGAAGGAGAGTCCCGGGGAGAAAGGTTTCCGGGCCCCCGGGATGAGAGACGCACCGAGCACGACCCTGTTCCGGGCTCTGAACCCCGAACTCTTCATGAAACCG AATATCCCCGTGATGGCGTTTGGACTAGTGAGCATCACCTTGTGCGTGGGCTACCTCGGCTACATGCACGCCACGAAAGACAACGACCAGCAGCTGTACGAGGCCATCGACGCCGAGGGAGAGAGCTACATGAGGAGGAAGACTTCCAAATGGGACTGA